A part of Terriglobus roseus genomic DNA contains:
- a CDS encoding GDSL-type esterase/lipase family protein: MRLSFAAPLCVLASLLPAAGFAQKDSDWVGTWTSAAMPLTQPSDKAKLPLGYDDVAVRQVVHISQGGKRLRVAFTNEFGTTPLHIRAAHVAFLAAGSRILPATDKALTFDGSPEITIAPGQFAYSDAVVESVPIFSDVVITTSIPAQTMPTITYHALGMTTTWFAPGGDVAAQEFETPAAVPPGIQPPDVSAPVRSLSRSESPVQEPIVKPQPGADTKTAAAPGVIKTSSWYFLKNVEVNKEGHSAAIVTIGDSITDGARSTPDTNRRWPDQLAPLLAANKKTKRLGILNVGISGNRVLKFGAGPSALDRFDRDVVKQPGAKYVVLLDGINDIGNMHRAPVDAITEKEMLDAYTTLANKAHAAGLKIIAATMTPYQGAKYYSEDGEQIREHLNTFFRTSKLFDGVIDFDKIIADPQHPLQFNPKYDSGDHLHPSDAGYTAMAAGIDLKLFRK, from the coding sequence ATGCGACTTTCCTTTGCTGCGCCGTTGTGTGTCCTGGCCTCTCTTCTTCCTGCTGCTGGATTTGCTCAGAAAGACTCAGACTGGGTGGGCACCTGGACCAGCGCAGCCATGCCGCTCACGCAGCCTTCTGACAAGGCCAAGCTGCCGTTGGGATACGACGATGTGGCCGTGCGGCAGGTTGTGCACATCAGCCAGGGGGGCAAGCGTCTCCGCGTCGCGTTCACCAACGAGTTCGGCACCACCCCGCTGCATATCCGCGCAGCGCACGTTGCATTCCTGGCCGCTGGATCAAGAATCCTTCCGGCGACCGACAAGGCACTCACCTTCGATGGCAGCCCTGAAATCACCATCGCTCCCGGCCAATTCGCCTACTCCGACGCGGTGGTCGAGTCAGTGCCCATTTTCTCCGATGTCGTGATCACGACATCCATTCCGGCGCAGACCATGCCCACCATCACGTACCACGCTCTCGGAATGACCACCACCTGGTTCGCCCCCGGCGGCGACGTGGCAGCGCAGGAGTTTGAGACACCTGCGGCCGTCCCTCCCGGCATTCAGCCTCCTGATGTGTCGGCGCCAGTGCGCAGTCTCTCGCGCAGCGAATCGCCGGTGCAGGAGCCCATCGTGAAGCCCCAGCCCGGAGCAGACACCAAAACCGCTGCGGCTCCCGGCGTCATCAAGACCAGCTCGTGGTACTTCCTCAAGAACGTTGAGGTGAATAAGGAAGGCCACTCTGCTGCGATCGTCACCATCGGCGATTCCATCACCGACGGCGCGCGCTCCACTCCAGATACCAATCGTCGCTGGCCCGATCAGTTAGCTCCGCTGCTCGCAGCGAATAAGAAGACCAAGCGACTTGGCATTCTCAACGTCGGCATCAGTGGCAACCGCGTGCTCAAGTTTGGCGCAGGCCCAAGCGCGCTGGATCGCTTTGATCGCGACGTCGTAAAGCAGCCGGGTGCAAAGTATGTAGTGCTCCTCGACGGCATCAATGACATCGGCAACATGCACCGCGCACCAGTGGATGCGATTACTGAAAAGGAAATGCTCGACGCGTACACGACGCTGGCGAACAAGGCGCATGCTGCAGGCCTGAAGATCATTGCCGCGACCATGACGCCGTATCAAGGCGCGAAGTATTACAGCGAAGACGGTGAACAAATCCGCGAACACCTGAACACATTCTTCCGCACCAGCAAGCTGTTTGACGGTGTGATCGACTTCGACAAGATCATTGCTGATCCGCAACATCCGCTGCAGTTCAACCCGAAGTACGATTCAGGCGATCACCTGCATCCTTCTGACGCAGGCTACACAGCCATGGCAGCTGGGATTGATCTGAAGCTGTTCCGCAAGTAG
- a CDS encoding alpha/beta fold hydrolase translates to MDTLKMQDGVSIFFKDWGPKDAQPIVFHHGWPLSADDWDTQMLYFLDKGFRVIAHDRRGHGRSTQTWDGNDMDTYAADMIALADALDLKNAVHIGHSTGGGEVARYVARSKPGRVAKAVLVSAVPPIMVKSDSNPGGLPIEVFDGLRAALAANRAQFYVDLPSGPFYGFNREGVKTIDGVVHNWWRQGMMGSAKAHYDCIKTFSETDFTEDLKAITVPVLVLHGTDDQIVPYKDAGPLSAKLLQNSTLKLYDGYPHGMLTVHADVLNPDLLAFIKS, encoded by the coding sequence ATGGACACGCTCAAAATGCAGGACGGAGTCAGCATTTTTTTCAAGGACTGGGGTCCGAAGGACGCACAGCCCATCGTCTTCCATCACGGATGGCCTCTCAGCGCAGACGACTGGGATACGCAGATGCTCTACTTCCTCGATAAGGGATTTCGCGTCATCGCGCATGATCGCCGCGGCCACGGTCGTTCCACGCAGACATGGGACGGTAACGACATGGACACTTACGCTGCAGACATGATCGCCCTCGCCGACGCCCTCGACTTGAAGAATGCCGTGCACATCGGTCATTCCACCGGCGGTGGTGAAGTTGCTCGATACGTAGCGCGTTCCAAGCCCGGCCGCGTTGCCAAGGCTGTTCTCGTCAGCGCGGTGCCGCCCATCATGGTTAAGTCAGACAGCAACCCTGGCGGCCTGCCGATCGAAGTCTTCGACGGTCTCCGCGCTGCACTTGCCGCCAACCGCGCACAGTTCTACGTGGATCTACCTTCCGGTCCCTTCTATGGCTTCAACCGCGAAGGTGTGAAGACGATTGACGGTGTGGTGCACAACTGGTGGCGTCAGGGCATGATGGGCAGCGCCAAGGCTCATTACGACTGCATCAAGACCTTCTCTGAAACCGACTTCACGGAAGACCTGAAGGCCATCACCGTTCCCGTACTCGTTTTGCACGGCACAGATGACCAGATCGTTCCGTACAAGGACGCCGGCCCGCTTTCCGCAAAGCTGCTGCAAAACAGCACGCTGAAGCTTTACGACGGATACCCGCACGGCATGTTGACCGTGCACGCGGACGTCCTCAACCCGGACCTGCTGGCATTCATCAAGAGCTAA